The Panicum virgatum strain AP13 chromosome 5K, P.virgatum_v5, whole genome shotgun sequence genome has a window encoding:
- the LOC120707593 gene encoding rop guanine nucleotide exchange factor 12-like produces MVGGFLRRGHSLDRLLSRRRRAVSPSPSFSSSSSSPSSSQPSSPRGGSVRGGMADDDDDATAVPPLQKRMLSRSHGSRAISGRLNDLPPVPARITRDSGPPSDLDLMKEKFAKLLLGEDMSGTGKGVSSALALSNAITNLAASIFGEQRRLEPMSADRRARWNKEIDWLLSVTDHIVEFAPLQQVSEDGTNMEVMGTQQRGDLLVNIPALRKLDAMLLEYLDSFHEPQEFWYVAKDADGGEDDDSCDKWWIPTVRVPPEGLSEASKKWLQHQKELVGQVLKAAMAINADVLTEMEIPEEYIESLPKNGRSILGDSMYKIITADIFDPSELLNSVDLSTEHKIVDLKDQIEASVVIWQRKICNKLSWGSGVSLEKREEFEERAQTVLLILKHKFPGVPQSSLDISKIQYNKDVGYAILESYSRTLESLAFAVLSRIEDVLHADAVAGDPKRTKSRRMTSSLESPVLEAAAAEAEAEREEQHQNTVHWQDQELEDGERPPEAPTPEAAVSGVKLKKVHRISTRKFLHTQRLDSMTSGLKSFSHR; encoded by the exons ATGGTTGGGGGGTTCCTCCGGCGCGGCCACAGCCTCGACAGGCTCCtgtcgaggaggcggcgcgccgTGTCGCCCAGCCCCTCGTTctcgtcctcgtcgtcctcgccgtcgtcgtcgcagcCGTCGTCCCCGCGCGGCGGCAGCGTCAGGGGCGGGAtggcggacgacgacgacgacgcaacGGCCGTCCCGCCGCTGCAGAAGCGGATGCTGTCGAGGAGCCACGGCTCGCGGGCGATCTCCGGCCGCCTCAACGACctgccgccggtgccggcgagAATCACCCGGGACTCTGGGCCGCCTTCAG ACTTGGACCTGATGAAGGAGAAGTTCGCCAAGCTGCTGCTTGGGGAGGACATGTCCGGCACGGGCAAAGGGGTCTCCTccgctctcgctctctccaaTGCCATCACAAATCTTGCAG CTTCCATATTCGGGGAGCAGCGCCGCCTCGAGCCCATGTCGGCCGATCGGAGGGCGCGGTGGAACAAGGAGATCGACTGGCTCCTGTCCGTCACCGACCACATCGTCGAGTTCGCTCCGTTGCAACAAGTATCCGAGGACGGGACCAACATGGAG GTGATGGGCACCCAGCAGCGGGGCGATCTCCTCGTGAACATCCCGGCCCTGCGAAAACTTGACGCGATGCTCCTC GAGTACCTTGACAGTTTCCACGAGCCCCAGGAATTCTGGTACGTGGCGAAGGACGCCGACGGCGGTGAGGACGACGACTCGTGCGACAAGTGGTGGATCCCGACGGTGAGGGTTCCTCCGGAGGGCCTGTCGGAGGCGTCCAAGAAGTGGCTTCAGCACCAGAAGGAACTTGTTGGGCAGGTGCTCAAGGCGGCCATGGCCATCAACGCTGATGTCCTCACAGAGATGGAAATCCCGGAAGAGTACATCGAGTCGCTGCCGAAG AACGGGAGGTCCATTCTTGGTGACTCGATGTACAAGATCATAACCGCCGACATTTTCGACCCCAGCGAGCTCCTGAATTCAGTGGACCTATCGACAGAGCACAAGATCGTCGACCTCAAGGACCAAATCGAGGCCTCCGTCGTCATCTGGCAGAGGAAGATCTGCAACAAGCTGTCGTGGGGCTCTGGTGTCAGCTTGGAGAAGCGCGAGGAGTTCGAGGAGCGAGCGCAGACCGTCCTCCTCATCCTCAAGCACAAGTTCCCCGGCGTCCCTCAGTCATCTCTCGACATAAGCAAGATCCAGTACAACAAG GATGTTGGGTACGCCATCTTGGAGAGCTACTCCAGGACGCTCGAGAGCTTAGCTTTTGCAGTTTTGTCTCGGATAGAAGACGTTCTCCACGCCGACGCCGTCGCTGGCGACCCCAAGCGCACGAAATCAAGGAGAATGACTAGCAGCTTAGAGTCTCCGGTTCttgaagcggcggcggcggaggcggaggccgagagggaggaaCAGCACCAGAATACCGTGCACTGGCAGGATCAGGAGCTTGAGGATGGTGAGCGGCCTCCGGAGGCGCCGACGCCGGAGGCCGCCGTCAGCGGCGTGAAGCTGAAGAAGGTTCACCGGATCTCGACGAGGAAATTTTTGCACACGCAGAGACTCGACAGTATGACGAGTGGGTTGAAGAGCTTCTCGCACAGATAG
- the LOC120707592 gene encoding peroxiredoxin-2A-like isoform X2 — protein MAPIAVGDSLPDGQLGWFDESDQLQQVSVHALAAGKKVILFGVPGAFTPTCSMQHVPGFITQAEHLKAKGVDEILLISGGGLVRCKEAVAQGGGYVEKMALSLHGRKRAATEGGCPADGGKNQRTFEDHVGFARVIHCSADNQLGAAAGTTFTKLWRASHA, from the exons ATGGCTCCGATCGCCGTCGGCGACTCCCTCCCCGACGGCCAGCTCGGGTGGTTCGACGAGAGCGACCAGCTGCAGCAGGTCTCCGtccacgcgctcgccgccggcaagaAGGTCATCCTCTTCGGCGTGCCCGGAGCCTTCACGCCCACCTGCAG CATGCAGCATGTGCCAGGCTTCATTACACAGGCTGAGCACCTCAAAGCCAAGGGCGTAGATGAAATCCTGCTTATCAGTG gGGGAGGTTTGGTCCGATGCAAAGAAGCTGTTGCGCAAGGTGGTGGCTATGTTGAAAAGATGGCACTGTCTCTGCACGGAAGGAAACGCGCTGCAACTGAAGGAGGTTGTCCGGCAGATGGAGGCAAGAATCAAAGAACCTTTGAGGATCATGTGGGATTCGCCCGGGTCATCCACTGCTCTGCCGACAACCAGTTGGGAGCCGCCGCTGGGACCACATTCACCAAGCTCTGGCGTGCTTCCCATGCATGA
- the LOC120707592 gene encoding peroxiredoxin-2C-like isoform X1 produces MAPIAVGDSLPDGQLGWFDESDQLQQVSVHALAAGKKVILFGVPGAFTPTCSMQHVPGFITQAEHLKAKGVDEILLISVNDPFVMKAWAKTYPENKHVKFLADGSGNYTKALGLELDLTEKGLGIRSRQFALLADNLKVTVANIEEGGQFTISGAEEILKAL; encoded by the exons ATGGCTCCGATCGCCGTCGGCGACTCCCTCCCCGACGGCCAGCTCGGGTGGTTCGACGAGAGCGACCAGCTGCAGCAGGTCTCCGtccacgcgctcgccgccggcaagaAGGTCATCCTCTTCGGCGTGCCCGGAGCCTTCACGCCCACCTGCAG CATGCAGCATGTGCCAGGCTTCATTACACAGGCTGAGCACCTCAAAGCCAAGGGCGTAGATGAAATCCTGCTTATCAGTG TTAACGACCCCTTTGTCATGAAGGCATGGGCGAAGACATACCCCGAGAACAAGCATGTGAAGTTCCTGGCTGATGGATCGGGAAATTACACTAAGGCACTCGGTCTCGAGCTTGACCTTACAGAGAAAGGATTGGGCATTCGCTCAAGACAGTTTGCTCTCCTGGCCGACAACCTCAAGGTCACTGTTGCAAACATCGAGGAAGGCGGCCAGTTCACAATCTCTGGTGCTGAGGAGATCCTGAAAGCGCTGTAG
- the LOC120707595 gene encoding uncharacterized protein LOC120707595 gives MLGVGLGVRLLVVAAPAPPVPAPPGKTPLPLSSASSLRRRYSSWWFSNGNARGDRGRDGATASTSSRAARRKWWSDPEPNQQEYGYSSLEEEDGYEDEDEAFPGFGGAAELFDEPWFSKVFKTYGFLLPVMLVSMLVATGPKAFLMAMAIPLGQSAISFLLDAIWGRRRSNRDDSWRGPFQEYDDEEEEDYPEDSTDFATGGRGNRYSRSSSYYEGRGRRRRQDNYQSWVSNDFADADNSTKGSSSENGEGNKSSGNFGGWDELLNDDNVATQEKRRTGSSFSDGNTDYSKRPRPAVTEEEMDTAAAGRGAGQGLGAPPARMRIRRQRGMPRTTRLGGTRYKQAPILMRLLVAVFPFLGSWFRLL, from the exons ATGCTCGGCGTTGGCCTTGGCGTGCGGCTGCTAGTAGTTgctgcccctgcgccgccggttcCAGCGCCACCAGGCAAGACCCCTCTTCCactctcctccgcctcctccctccgccgccgctactCCAGCTGGTGGTTCTCCAACGGCAACGCTCGTGGTGACCGTGGAAGAGACGGCGCCACCGCGAGCACGAGCAgcagggcggcgaggaggaagtgGTGGTCCGACCCCGAGCCCAACCAACAAGAGTACGGCTACTCTTctctggaggaggaggacggttACGAGGACGAGGATGAGGCGTTCCCCGGcttcggcggcgccgcggagctGTTCGACGAGCCATGGTTCTCCAAG GTCTTTAAAACATACGGGTTCCTGCTACCGGTGATGCTGGTGTCAATGCTTGTTGCAACAGGGCCCAAGGCCTTCCTTATGGCCATGGCGATCCCGCTTGGCCAGTCAGCCATATCATTTCTCCTCGACGCCATAtggggaaggagaagaagcaaccGCGATGACAGTTGGAGGGGGCCATTCCAAGAATACGatgacgaggaagaagaagattacCCAGAGGACTCCACCGACTTTGCAACAGGTGGTCGAGGCAACAGATACAGCAGAAGCAGCAGCTATTatgaggggagagggaggaggaggaggcaggacAACTACCAGTCATGGGTTTCTAATGATTTCGCTGATGCTGATAACAGCACCAAGGGCAGCAGCAGTGAAAATGGCGAAGGCAACAAAAGCAGTGGCAACTTTGGAGGATGGGATGAACTACTGAATGACGATAATGTTGCCACCcaggagaagaggaggacggGGAGCTCATTCTCAGATGGCAACACTGATTACAGCAAGAGACCGCGACCTGCAGTGACTGAGGAGGAGATGGATACTGCTGCTGCCGGCAGGGGAGCAGGACAGGGACTAGGAGCTCCCCCAGCAAGGATGAGAATAAGACGACAACGAGGAATGCCAAGAACAACTCGACTGGGCGGTACCAGGTACAAGCAGGCACcaatcttgatgcgcttgttggTGGCAGTCTTCCCGTTCCTGGGGTCATGGTTCAGGCTGCTCTAA
- the LOC120707594 gene encoding probable beta-1,4-xylosyltransferase IRX9L, translating to MARRNAGAMPREGSAGSVKDWSEFDPSPSPKLAYSQSYVAMRGLLTSVASLDPILMSSSLKSLWGALSSHRHARSLERPKYKGVNWRRPMVHLLVCFLVGIFIGFTPLFSVDLSNKIDSEDEMLPFDGDVVDRQMLELKSTKLEPFAVETEAVEEQQVDESPPVPAMLDDEVDFIEASHVVSSVNDSDIVVRKQLIIVTATSVRPHQAYYLNRLAHVLKNVPPPLLWIVAEWPYQSRETAAILRSSGVMYRHLICNRNTTNIRKIIVCQKNNAIFHIKKHRLDGIVHFADEERTYSVDLFEEMRKIRRFGTWPVAIHVGARYRVVLEGPLCRGSQVTGWHTNQRRGVPRRFPIGFSGFAFNSTILWDPQRWNSPTLESIILHSGGRGGLQESRFIEKLVEDETQMEGLADNCSRVMVWNFDLEPPQLHYPTGWLLQKNLDVVVPIT from the exons ATGGCTCGAAGGAATGCCGGCGCAATGCCGCGGGAGGGCTCGGCGGGGTCAGTTAAGGACTGGTCGGAATTCGACCCCTCGCCGTCCCCCAAGCTGGCGTACTCGCAGTCCTACGTCGCGATGAGGGGCCTGTTGACGTCGGTGGCCTCTCTGGACCCAATCCTGATGTCCAGCAGCCTCAAGTCTTTGTGGGGAGCTTTGTCGTCTCACAGGCACGCTCGGTCCTTGGAGAGGCCAAAGTACAAGGGGGTGAACTGGAGGAGGCCCATGGTCCATCTGCTTGTGTGCTTCTTGGTGGGAATTTTCATTGGATTCACACCACTCTTCTCTGTTGATTTATCGAATAAGATAGACTCAGAAGATGAGATGCTTCCGTTCGATGGAGATGTGGTTGACAGACAAATGCTGGAACTTAAGAGTACAAAGTTGGAACCGTTTGCGGTGGAGACTGAAGCAGTCGAAGAACAACAGGTTGATGAGAGTCCTCCAGTTCCcgcaatgttggatgatgagGTGGACTTCATTGAAGCCTCTCATGTCGTATCTTCTGTTAATGACTCTGACATTGTTGTGAGGAAGCAGCTGATAATTGTGACAGCAACTTCAGTTCGCCCACACCAGGCGTATTACTTGAATCGTCTGGCACATGTGTTAAAAAATGTGCCACCTCCTCTTCTGTGGATTGTGGCGGAGTGGCCATATCAGTCCCGTGAAACAGCGGCGATCCTGAGGTCTTCTGGGGTTATGTACAGACATCTCATCTGCAACCGGAACACCACAAACATAAGGAAGATTATTGTTTGCCAAAAGAACAATGCAATTTTTCATATAAAGAAGCACCGCTTAGATGGTATAGTCCATTTTGCTGATGAGGAGCGAACATACTCAGTTGATTTATTTGAAGAAATGCGGAAAATCAG GCGATTTGGTACATGGCCAGTAGCAATACATGTTGGGGCCAGGTATAGGGTGGTTTTAGAAGGGCCCCTTTGTAGGGGTAGTCAAGTCACTGGATGGCATACAAATCAGAGAAGGGGCGTACCTCGTCGGTTTCCAATTGGTTTCTCTGGGTTTGCTTTCAACAGCACTATACTTTGGGATCCCCAGAGATGGAACAGCCCCACTTTAGAGTCTATTATACTCCATTCTGGTGGCAGAGGTGGCTTGCAG GAGTCACGATTCATTGAGAAGCTCGTCGAGGATGAGACTCAAATGGAAGGCCTCGCGGACAACTGCAGTCGGGTCATGGTCTGGAATTTTGACCTGGAGCCTCcccagctccactaccctactGGCTGGCTGCTGCAGAAGAACCTAGATGTCGTCGTGCCTATAACCTAA